From Gimesia panareensis, the proteins below share one genomic window:
- a CDS encoding sulfatase-like hydrolase/transferase encodes MRSLIESRLYTMIGCLLLGLCCLSDCRNAWAEAPDQPNIVLIIADDQTYRDFGFMGNHEIKTPHIDRLAAQSARFVNGYLPTSVCSPSLATLLTGLYPHQSGIHYNHPPPGNGAFNRMTSREEYEQIRSRAFKLIQSVDTLPRLLAAHGYRCLQTGKFWEGHYRNAGFTEGMTVFKPVPGQTFGGNRKLASGTLAAHGNGDWGLKIGRETMQPIYDFVKDCEQKSTPWLVWYAPYLPHQPHDSPQKYFDLYRNQPGVKKNEIAYYASCTQFDDTVGELIRFVEQEADVKNTLFLFVIDNGWTPGERPMQPRENYHHTKASKRSPFEDGLRSPILIRWDGKTQPTTHKALVSSIDVVPTLLYAAGQGADAKRLPGVNLLPAAEGKAKLPADRAVYGAIYPGDASSLGHPERDVAHRWVRQGNLKLITAHNANAQGKTWNNYTKGDVLYDVAKDPGETDNLIDDPDFQAQQQQLRRLLDQWWNPES; translated from the coding sequence ATGCGAAGTTTGATCGAATCGAGATTATACACCATGATCGGCTGCCTGCTGCTCGGACTCTGCTGCCTGTCTGACTGCCGGAACGCTTGGGCGGAAGCTCCCGATCAACCCAACATCGTGTTGATCATTGCCGACGACCAGACCTACCGCGACTTCGGTTTTATGGGGAACCACGAGATTAAAACACCCCACATTGACCGGCTGGCAGCGCAATCCGCCCGGTTTGTGAACGGCTATCTGCCCACGAGTGTCTGCAGCCCGTCGCTGGCGACGCTGTTGACCGGTCTGTACCCCCATCAGAGCGGCATTCACTACAATCATCCACCGCCGGGGAATGGTGCGTTCAACCGCATGACTTCCCGCGAGGAATACGAGCAGATCCGCAGCCGGGCGTTTAAACTGATTCAGTCGGTCGATACGCTGCCCCGGCTGCTGGCGGCGCACGGCTATCGCTGTCTGCAGACCGGGAAATTCTGGGAGGGCCATTACCGGAATGCGGGTTTTACGGAGGGGATGACCGTTTTCAAACCGGTGCCGGGCCAGACATTCGGCGGCAACCGGAAGCTGGCCAGCGGCACGCTGGCAGCACACGGCAACGGAGACTGGGGACTGAAAATCGGCCGCGAAACCATGCAGCCCATTTATGATTTTGTGAAAGACTGCGAACAGAAGTCGACGCCCTGGCTGGTCTGGTATGCCCCTTATCTGCCGCACCAGCCACATGATTCCCCTCAGAAGTATTTTGACTTGTATCGAAATCAGCCGGGGGTGAAAAAGAATGAAATCGCCTACTACGCCAGTTGTACGCAGTTCGATGATACGGTCGGGGAACTGATCCGGTTCGTCGAACAAGAAGCGGACGTCAAAAACACACTGTTTCTGTTCGTGATCGACAACGGCTGGACTCCGGGCGAGCGACCGATGCAGCCTCGCGAGAACTATCACCACACGAAGGCCAGCAAGCGTTCGCCATTTGAAGACGGTCTGCGGTCGCCGATCCTGATTCGCTGGGATGGCAAGACCCAACCAACCACTCACAAAGCGCTGGTCAGCAGCATCGACGTGGTGCCAACCCTGCTGTATGCCGCCGGACAGGGAGCGGATGCGAAACGACTGCCCGGGGTGAACCTGCTGCCTGCTGCGGAAGGAAAAGCGAAGCTCCCCGCTGACCGGGCCGTGTATGGGGCCATCTATCCGGGCGATGCGAGTTCGCTGGGGCATCCGGAACGGGACGTCGCCCATCGCTGGGTGCGTCAGGGGAACCTCAAGCTGATTACAGCCCATAACGCGAATGCCCAGGGAAAAACCTGGAACAATTACACCAAAGGCGATGTGCTGTATGACGTAGCCAAAGATCCGGGCGAAACAGACAACTTGATTGACGATCCAGACTTCCAAGCCCAGCAGCAACAGCTGCGTCGACTGCTGGACCAGTGGTGGAATCCGGAATCGTAG